One window from the genome of Rariglobus hedericola encodes:
- a CDS encoding efflux RND transporter permease subunit codes for MKSSFTDLFVRKPVIALVVSIAILVIGLVSYGKLNVRQYPRSDSAVVKVTTTYFGASAETVRGYITTQLERVIASADGIDYMDSTSVAGMSTINVYLRLNYDTNAALAQISSKIDQVRSELPPESEAPTINVETSDNQFASMYLSFYSDTLEPNQVTDYLNRVVQPQLASIKGVQRADILGGRVFAMRVWLKPEQLAARGISASEVRAALASNNALAAVGSTKGSMISVSLVADTDLKNVDQFKQLVVAERNGAVIRLQDVSEVELGAESYDDAVRFGGKKATFMGIWVLPTESTLEVIQRVREAIPDLQQRLPAGLNAEIGYDGTAYIDDALKEIVKTLLETLLIVSIVIFFFLGSLRSVLIPIVAMPLSLIGALFIMLIAGFTINLLTLLAIVLAVGIVVDDAIVVVENIERHIREGKSRIDAAILGARELVGPVISMTITLAAVYAPIGFQGGLTGALFREFAFTLAGAVLVSGVVALTLSPMMSAYLLQDHDHEGKGFSGKINRAFDRLRARYDRLIDHSLNWVPVTITVAFLCSLLLVPFIMMAQNELAPKEDQGFVQTFLLPPPNGTIEHNQMFAEEVQAMFKTLPEYANSFQITSTAFGFGGVILKPFSERTRSTEEIQLALQGPATKIAGMQAVVSTPEPLPASGQFPIEFVIRSTADHRQMNEFANQLLIYANGEANDPNGMPTFFFADSDLKFDLPQVEIVIDKDKVAAMGLNLSDISQDLGSLLGGGYVNRFVNDGRSYRVIPQVERVDRLNAAQLLDYHVRGPNGSLIPLSTIATLKDTVEPRGLNRFQQLNAVKITGVGPSIDVALKKLEAKAKEILPPDYSVDYGGQSRQLRSEGSALWTSFALALLLIILVLAAQFNSFRDPFIIILGSVPLALVGAMLPIFLWETTLNIYSQIGLITLVGLIAKNGILIVEFANQLQEQGRSKRDAIREAAATRLRPVLMTSAATVFGHIMLIFVSGPGAGSRNSIGWVLVVGMAVGSFFTLLVVPAFYMLIAKEHNKGNSAAGVKSSEVSPPQVAH; via the coding sequence ATGAAATCCAGTTTTACCGACCTCTTCGTTCGCAAACCAGTCATCGCACTGGTGGTCAGCATAGCGATCCTCGTCATCGGCTTGGTGTCCTACGGCAAGCTGAACGTCCGCCAGTATCCCCGCAGTGACAGCGCGGTGGTGAAGGTGACCACGACCTATTTCGGCGCCAGCGCCGAGACGGTGCGCGGCTACATCACCACGCAGCTCGAGCGCGTCATCGCCAGTGCCGATGGCATCGACTACATGGACTCCACGAGCGTGGCGGGCATGAGCACGATCAACGTGTATCTGCGCCTCAACTACGACACCAACGCGGCGCTCGCGCAGATCAGTTCCAAGATCGACCAGGTGCGCAGCGAACTCCCGCCGGAGTCCGAGGCCCCGACCATCAACGTCGAGACCAGCGACAACCAGTTCGCCTCGATGTATCTGAGTTTCTACTCCGACACGCTTGAGCCAAACCAAGTCACCGACTACCTGAACCGCGTTGTCCAGCCGCAGCTCGCGTCCATCAAGGGCGTGCAGCGCGCCGACATCCTCGGCGGCCGCGTCTTCGCGATGCGCGTGTGGCTCAAGCCCGAGCAACTCGCCGCCCGCGGCATCAGCGCCTCCGAAGTGCGCGCCGCACTGGCCAGCAACAACGCGCTCGCCGCGGTGGGCTCGACCAAGGGTTCGATGATCTCGGTGAGCCTCGTGGCCGACACCGACCTCAAGAACGTCGATCAATTCAAACAACTCGTCGTTGCCGAGCGGAATGGTGCGGTCATCCGGTTGCAGGACGTCTCCGAAGTTGAACTGGGCGCCGAGAGCTATGACGACGCGGTTCGTTTCGGTGGAAAGAAGGCGACCTTCATGGGCATCTGGGTGCTGCCGACGGAGTCCACACTCGAGGTGATCCAGCGCGTGCGCGAGGCGATCCCCGATCTGCAACAGCGCCTGCCCGCCGGCCTGAATGCCGAGATCGGTTACGACGGAACCGCCTACATCGACGACGCGCTCAAGGAGATCGTGAAGACGCTCCTTGAGACGCTGCTGATTGTTTCGATCGTGATCTTCTTCTTCCTCGGCTCGCTGCGCTCCGTGCTGATTCCGATCGTGGCCATGCCGCTGTCGCTGATCGGCGCGCTGTTCATCATGCTGATCGCCGGGTTCACGATCAACCTGCTCACGCTCCTCGCGATCGTGCTGGCGGTCGGTATCGTGGTGGACGACGCCATCGTCGTGGTGGAAAATATCGAGCGTCACATCCGCGAGGGTAAATCCCGCATCGATGCGGCGATCCTCGGCGCACGCGAACTGGTCGGCCCGGTCATCTCGATGACCATCACGCTGGCGGCGGTTTACGCCCCGATCGGTTTCCAAGGCGGCCTGACCGGCGCGCTGTTCCGCGAGTTCGCCTTCACGCTGGCCGGCGCGGTGCTGGTTTCCGGTGTCGTCGCGCTCACGCTCTCGCCGATGATGAGCGCCTACCTGCTCCAGGACCATGACCACGAGGGCAAGGGTTTCTCGGGCAAGATCAACCGCGCCTTCGACCGGCTGCGCGCGCGTTACGACCGCCTGATCGACCACAGCCTCAACTGGGTGCCGGTCACGATCACCGTGGCGTTTCTCTGCTCCCTGCTGCTGGTGCCGTTTATCATGATGGCGCAAAACGAACTGGCTCCCAAGGAGGACCAAGGCTTCGTGCAGACCTTCCTGCTGCCTCCGCCCAACGGCACGATCGAGCACAACCAGATGTTTGCCGAGGAGGTGCAGGCGATGTTCAAGACGCTGCCTGAATACGCCAACTCGTTCCAGATCACCTCGACCGCGTTCGGCTTCGGCGGCGTCATCCTGAAGCCCTTTTCGGAACGCACGCGTTCCACCGAGGAAATCCAGCTGGCCTTGCAAGGCCCGGCCACGAAAATCGCCGGCATGCAGGCGGTCGTGAGCACGCCCGAGCCCTTGCCCGCGAGCGGACAGTTTCCGATCGAGTTCGTGATCCGCTCCACCGCCGACCATCGCCAGATGAATGAGTTTGCCAACCAGCTCCTCATTTATGCGAACGGCGAAGCCAACGATCCGAACGGCATGCCGACGTTCTTCTTCGCCGACAGCGATCTGAAGTTCGACCTTCCGCAGGTCGAGATCGTGATCGACAAGGACAAGGTCGCCGCGATGGGACTGAACCTGAGCGACATCTCGCAGGACCTCGGTTCGTTGCTCGGCGGTGGCTACGTCAACCGCTTCGTCAACGACGGACGCAGCTACCGCGTCATCCCGCAAGTCGAGCGTGTTGACCGTCTCAACGCGGCGCAGCTCCTCGATTACCATGTGCGCGGGCCGAATGGTTCGCTCATCCCGCTCTCCACGATCGCCACGCTCAAGGACACGGTCGAGCCCCGCGGGCTGAACCGTTTCCAGCAGCTCAACGCGGTCAAGATCACCGGAGTGGGCCCGTCCATCGACGTCGCTTTGAAGAAGCTCGAGGCGAAGGCGAAGGAGATTCTCCCTCCCGACTACTCGGTCGATTACGGCGGCCAGTCTCGCCAGTTGCGGTCTGAAGGAAGTGCACTCTGGACCTCATTCGCCCTGGCGCTGCTGCTGATCATTCTCGTGCTGGCGGCGCAGTTTAACAGCTTCCGCGATCCGTTCATCATCATTCTCGGCTCGGTGCCGCTGGCGCTGGTCGGCGCGATGCTCCCGATCTTCCTGTGGGAAACGACGCTCAACATCTATTCGCAGATCGGTCTGATCACGCTGGTGGGCCTGATTGCGAAGAACGGCATCTTAATCGTGGAGTTTGCCAACCAGCTTCAGGAGCAGGGCCGTTCCAAGCGTGACGCCATTCGAGAGGCTGCGGCCACGCGTCTTCGCCCGGTGTTGATGACCTCGGCCGCGACGGTCTTCGGTCACATCATGCTGATTTTCGTCTCCGGCCCCGGCGCCGGTTCGCGTAACAGCATCGGCTGGGTGCTCGTGGTGGGCATGGCGGTCGGCTCGTTCTTCACCCTCCTGGTGGTGCCCGCCTTCTACATGTTGATCGCCAAGGAGCATAATAAAGGAAACTCCGCCGCCGGCGTGAAATCCTCGGAGGTTTCACCTCCGCAAGTTGCGCATTAA
- a CDS encoding efflux RND transporter periplasmic adaptor subunit, producing MLKKFIIAIVGFLAVVAVLGLVKYSQIKKAMSVPHVMPPSSVTSAEAVQETWTPVLSAIATLAPVEGVTLGADADGTIARIAVENGAAVKAGDLLVEFDTTVEAAQLAASEARLAIVKLDRDRAVELREKNTISQAELDQNDAQLKQTAADVEALRAQVAKKKVRAPFDGRIGIRLVNVGQYVSRGAALLPLQKLNPIYVNFTIPQRYLPQLKVDQSIKVRVDAFTDRVFAGKITAINPEVDASSRNVSAQATIENPGEILRSGMFARVEVEMPADKPAVIVPATAIAYASYGNSIYVIEKMKKKTKGKDGKETEEEYLGARQQFVKIGDARGDQVAIIDGLKAGETIVTSGVFKLRNGAHVEVNNSRTPSSNPNPKPDNT from the coding sequence ATGTTAAAGAAGTTTATCATCGCCATCGTCGGGTTCCTTGCAGTCGTCGCCGTGCTCGGCCTCGTCAAGTATTCGCAAATCAAGAAGGCCATGTCCGTGCCTCACGTCATGCCGCCGTCGTCGGTCACTTCCGCCGAGGCGGTGCAGGAGACCTGGACTCCGGTGTTGAGCGCCATCGCCACGCTGGCTCCGGTCGAGGGTGTGACCCTCGGCGCCGATGCCGATGGCACCATCGCCCGCATCGCGGTCGAGAACGGCGCCGCTGTGAAGGCCGGCGACTTGCTCGTCGAGTTCGACACCACGGTCGAAGCCGCCCAGCTCGCCGCCAGCGAGGCCCGCCTCGCCATCGTGAAGCTGGACCGCGACCGCGCTGTCGAATTGCGCGAGAAGAACACCATCAGCCAGGCCGAGCTCGACCAGAACGACGCCCAGCTCAAGCAGACCGCCGCCGATGTCGAAGCCCTCCGCGCCCAAGTCGCGAAGAAGAAGGTGCGCGCTCCGTTCGACGGGCGCATCGGCATCCGCCTGGTGAACGTGGGCCAGTATGTTTCCCGCGGTGCGGCCCTGCTGCCGTTGCAGAAGCTCAACCCGATCTACGTCAACTTCACCATCCCGCAGCGTTACCTGCCGCAGCTCAAGGTCGACCAGTCGATCAAGGTGCGCGTGGATGCGTTCACCGACCGCGTGTTCGCCGGCAAGATCACCGCGATCAACCCCGAGGTCGACGCCTCCTCCCGCAATGTCTCGGCCCAGGCCACGATTGAAAACCCCGGCGAGATCCTGCGCTCGGGTATGTTTGCCCGCGTCGAGGTTGAGATGCCCGCCGACAAGCCCGCCGTGATCGTGCCCGCCACGGCCATCGCCTATGCCTCCTACGGCAACTCGATCTACGTGATCGAAAAAATGAAGAAGAAGACCAAGGGCAAAGACGGGAAGGAAACCGAGGAGGAATACCTCGGCGCCCGCCAGCAGTTCGTGAAAATCGGCGACGCCCGCGGCGACCAGGTTGCGATCATCGACGGCCTCAAGGCCGGCGAGACCATCGTCACTTCCGGTGTGTTCAAACTCCGCAACGGTGCCCACGTCGAGGTGAACAACAGTCGCACGCCGAGCAGCAATCCCAATCCCAAGCCGGATAATACCTGA
- a CDS encoding MarR family winged helix-turn-helix transcriptional regulator, with translation MQRLVLKELPRYECLVEASKQFPDLEPAACEAFMHMVRASEDVMRVMNTHFASHNITHGRFLVMMLLMDKGGDCPRASTPAELADFASVSRATITGLLDTLERDGFVRREPDPADRRQMSVHLTLKGQAFMHGIIPEHFRLITQIMGSLSHNEQQTLSRLLTKVSMQVATLSASGADIFTKVEQPAAAQA, from the coding sequence ATGCAACGCCTCGTCCTCAAAGAACTCCCGCGCTACGAATGCCTAGTCGAGGCTTCGAAGCAGTTTCCGGATCTCGAACCGGCCGCGTGCGAGGCGTTTATGCACATGGTGCGGGCCAGTGAGGATGTCATGCGGGTGATGAACACCCATTTCGCCTCCCATAACATCACCCATGGAAGGTTCCTGGTGATGATGCTGCTGATGGACAAGGGCGGGGACTGTCCCCGTGCGAGCACGCCGGCCGAGCTGGCTGACTTCGCCTCGGTGTCGCGCGCCACGATCACCGGCCTGCTTGATACGCTGGAGCGCGATGGGTTCGTGCGTCGCGAGCCGGATCCGGCCGACCGCCGTCAGATGTCGGTCCACCTGACGTTAAAGGGGCAGGCGTTCATGCACGGCATCATCCCCGAGCATTTCCGGTTGATTACCCAGATCATGGGCAGCCTGTCGCACAACGAGCAGCAGACGCTTTCCCGCCTGTTGACCAAGGTCTCGATGCAGGTGGCCACGCTCAGCGCGAGCGGCGCCGATATTTTCACCAAGGTCGAGCAGCCCGCCGCTGCGCAGGCCTGA